GGTTGTAGCCCTCGTAGTCGATCAGGTCGTACAGGTCGGCGCGGTGCTGCATCTGCTCCAGCTGCGAGGTGAGGTGGCCCTCCTCCAGCAAAGTGTCGAGCGCCCGCTCGGCGGCGCCCATCGCCATCCGCAGCAGCGATACCGGCCAGATCACGATGTTCACGCCGACGTCGCGCAGCTGGTCGACCGAGAACAGCTCGGACTTCCCGAACTCCGTCATGTTCGCGAGGATCGGGACGTCCACCGCGGCGCGGATCGCGGCGAACTCCTCCAGCGACCGCATCGCCTCCGGGAAGAGCGCGTCCGCTCCGGCGTCCACGAGTGCCTTGGCGCGGTCAGCGGCGGCATCCAGACCGTCGACCGCGCGGATGTCGGTGCGCGCCATGATCAGGAAGTTCGCATCGCGCCGGGCGTCGACCGCGGCCCGGATGCGCTTGGTCGCCGTGGACTCGTCGACGACCGCCTTGCCGTCGAGGTGCCCGCACCGCTTCGGGTTGATCTGGTCCTCGATGTGGGCGCCCGCGAGTCCCGCGTCCTCGAGCGTCTGGATCGTCCGTGCGACGTTCATGGGCTCGCCGAATCCCGTGTCGGCGTCGATCAGCGCCGGCAGATCGGTCATCCGGGCGATCTGCCCGCCGCGCGCGGCGACCTCGGTCAGCGTCGTCAGCCCGATGTCGGGAAGGCCCAGATCGGCCGACAGCACCGCACCCGAGACGTAGACACCCTCGAAGCCCTTGCGCTCGATCAACCGTGCCGACAGCGGGTTGAACGCGCCGGGGAGGCGGAGCAGCTCGCCGGAGGCGAGGCGCTCGCGAAACAGGCGGCGCTTCTCGTGCGCGGGCACCTGCGAGTACAGCATCAGAACAGTCCCTTCGGGCCGGCCACGATGACACCCTGCTTGGCGACGATGGTGAGCCGGCGCACCTCGTCCGCGGTCAGCTCCGGCAGGCGCTGCGCGAGGTCGAGGAACCGCTCGATCTCCGCCGGCTCCAGCACCGGCTCGGCCAGCAGGCGGAACTTGCGCACGTAGTCCTCCCGCGCGAACGGACGGGCGCCGAGCGGATGCGCGTCGGCGACGGCGATCTCGTCGACGACGGTTGTCCCGTCCGCGAGCGCGATCTCGACACGCCCGCCGAAGGCCTTCTCGTTCGGGTCCTCCGAGTGGTAGCGACGGGTCCACTCGGCGTCCTCGCGCGTGGTGACCTTGTTCCACAGCTCCACCGTGTCGGCGCGGCCGGCGCGCTCGGGAGTGTACGAGTCGACGTGGTGCCAGGCGCCGTCCTGCAGCGCGACCGTGAAGATGTACGGGATCGAGTGGTCCAGCGTCTCGCGCGACGCGGTCGGGTCGTACTTCTGCGGGTCGTTCGCGCCGGACCCGATCACGTAGTGCGTGTGATGCGAGGTGTGCAGCACGATCGAGCGGATGTGCGCGGGGTCGCGCAGCTCGGGGCGCTCGGTGCCGAGCTTGCGCGCCAG
The Microbacterium sp. JZ31 genome window above contains:
- the prpB gene encoding methylisocitrate lyase yields the protein MLYSQVPAHEKRRLFRERLASGELLRLPGAFNPLSARLIERKGFEGVYVSGAVLSADLGLPDIGLTTLTEVAARGGQIARMTDLPALIDADTGFGEPMNVARTIQTLEDAGLAGAHIEDQINPKRCGHLDGKAVVDESTATKRIRAAVDARRDANFLIMARTDIRAVDGLDAAADRAKALVDAGADALFPEAMRSLEEFAAIRAAVDVPILANMTEFGKSELFSVDQLRDVGVNIVIWPVSLLRMAMGAAERALDTLLEEGHLTSQLEQMQHRADLYDLIDYEGYNHFDTSVFNFDVRR